A genomic window from Sceloporus undulatus isolate JIND9_A2432 ecotype Alabama chromosome 9, SceUnd_v1.1, whole genome shotgun sequence includes:
- the LOC121915617 gene encoding gilatoxin-like has product MEVIKLLVVFLFLQLTFALPFRNRIIGGDVCTSHPWLVLITDAHGRHCAGSLLNHNWVVTAAHCFDSSGMQLRLGLHNRKVPREGEQLRTCAQAKCYPNTASTDCTSCSGSPDVDSPDTTDCPSFANDIMLIKMNASITYSEIIAPVKLPTVAPSKKTQCQVMGWGSTSPSEEIYPDVPYCVSIDILNNQVCQAAYPWWHVTDKMLCAGVLEGGKDSCRGDSGGPLICGDVLQGIVSLGGYPCAQPLEPGVYAKVGSYLDWIQSIIEESTPETS; this is encoded by the exons CATTGCCATTTCGTAACCGTATCATTGGAGGCGATGTATGTACTTCACATCCCTGGCTGGTGTTGATCACGGATGCCCATGGGCGCCACTGCGCAGGGTCATTGCTCAATCACAATTGGGTGGTCACTGCTGCTCACTGCTTTGACAG CTCTGGCATGCAGCTGAGGCTTGGATTGCACAACCGAAAAGTGCCAAGAGAGGGAGAGCAGTTAAGAACCTGCGCACAGGCCAAATGCTATCCAAATACCGCCAGCACTGACTGCACCAGCTGTTCAGGTTCTCCGGACGTTGATTCCCCTGACACCACGGACTGCCCCAGCTTCGCAAATGATATCATGCTGATCAAAATGAATGCCTCCATTACCTACAGTGAAATCATTGCCCCTGTCAAGCTGCCCACAGTTGCACCCTCTAAGAAAACTCAGTGCCAAGTGATGGGCTGGGGATCCACCTCTCCTTCTGAGG AGATATATCCTGACGTTCCTTACTGTGTTTCCATTGACATACTCAACAATCAGGTGTGTCAAGCTGCTTACCCCTGGTGGCATGTGACTGACAAGATGCTTTGTGCTGGAGTCCTGGAAGGAGGCAAAGATTCATGTCGG GGTGATTCTGGAGGACCTCTTATCTGTGGTGATGTACTCCAAGGCATTGTATCTTTGGGAGGCTATCCTTGTGCCCAACCACTTGAGCCCGGTGTTTATGCAAAGGTTGGCTCTTACCTTGATTGGATCCAGAGTATTATTGAGGAAAGTACACCAGAAACCTCTTGA